The following coding sequences lie in one Miscanthus floridulus cultivar M001 chromosome 9, ASM1932011v1, whole genome shotgun sequence genomic window:
- the LOC136479986 gene encoding uncharacterized protein — protein MEREFQQGDLVYMKLQPYVQSTLAARSNKKLPFQFYGPYKVLQRVGKVAYKLELPEGSRIHPVIHVSQLKKHIPKDVAVTKDLTSVSTDPFQVQLPMKILQTQVIQGGANMINQVLVQWSSVPEEMATWEDEADVPCD, from the coding sequence ATGGAACGAGAGTTTCAGCAAGGTGATTTGGTGTATATGAAACTGCAACCATATGTTCAGTCCACATTAGCAGCAAGATCAAATAAGAAGCTCCCATTTCAGTTTTATGGTCCATATAAGGTGTTGCAGCGTGTGGGCAAAGTGGCATATAAGCTGGAGCTACCAGAGGGAAGTCGCATTCACCCGGTCATTCATGTTTCCCAACTGAAGAAACATATTCCAAAGGATGTGGCGGTTACTAAAGATTTAACTTCTGTTAGTACTGACCCGTTCCAAGTTCAGCTGCCAATGAAGATTCTACAGACTCAGGTCATCCAGGGAGGTGCCAATATGATCAACCAAGTGCTCGTTCAGTGGAGTTCAGTGCCGGAAGAGATGGCCACTTGGGAAGATGAGGCGGATGTACCATGTGATTAG